The Streptomyces sp. NBC_01689 genome includes a window with the following:
- a CDS encoding NAD(P)/FAD-dependent oxidoreductase has translation MLEPVCQADVDVVIVGAGAAGLAAAQHLTRAGLTTVVLEAAPTVGGRMATEKVDGFRLDRIGRLLSTSYPELRRTPGLDGLTLRPFSPGVLLHSDGRHHRAGALTPRSARGALTAARALASAPRLPRTTARSAYRPHRGQSGVPRPGPLGGPLDQTRLTAALARLAATPPERLLTRPEHPAAGSQAARGLPPRTVDGFLRPLLSALLCDPELTTSSRAADLALHSFASGRLCLPEGGADTLPELLAASLPPGTVRTGVHVTAVSTTTVTTRDHGRLTCRAILLATGARDAARLLPGLRVPAFHPVTVLHHTTDEPPLAEPALLLDADRGGPVAHTAVVSQVDPSRAPAGRALISSTVLGVPPSAAPLDAAVRAQLARLYGTPTSRWELLAVHHTADAVPAMPPPHDLRRPVRLLAGLYVCGDHRDTGTLQGALHSARRAAKALLADLGVQPVTAEEPLEAAA, from the coding sequence GTGCTAGAGCCCGTATGTCAAGCGGACGTGGACGTCGTCATCGTCGGGGCCGGAGCCGCGGGGCTGGCGGCCGCCCAGCACCTGACCAGGGCGGGGCTCACCACCGTGGTCCTGGAGGCCGCCCCCACCGTGGGCGGCCGCATGGCGACGGAGAAGGTGGACGGATTCCGGCTCGACCGCATCGGCCGGCTGCTGTCCACGTCGTACCCGGAACTACGCCGCACCCCCGGCCTGGACGGCCTGACCCTGCGCCCGTTCTCCCCGGGCGTCCTGCTGCACAGCGACGGCCGCCACCACCGCGCCGGCGCCCTCACCCCCCGGAGCGCAAGAGGCGCACTCACCGCGGCGCGCGCCCTCGCAAGCGCCCCCCGGCTCCCCCGGACCACCGCCCGGAGCGCCTATCGCCCCCATCGCGGCCAGAGCGGGGTCCCCCGGCCCGGACCCCTGGGCGGCCCCCTCGACCAGACGCGCCTCACGGCCGCGCTCGCCCGCCTCGCGGCCACCCCGCCGGAGCGCCTCCTGACCCGCCCGGAGCACCCGGCGGCCGGCTCGCAGGCCGCTCGCGGGCTGCCACCGCGTACGGTCGACGGCTTCCTGCGCCCGCTGCTCTCCGCGCTCCTGTGCGATCCGGAGCTCACCACCTCCAGCCGGGCCGCCGACCTGGCCCTGCACTCGTTCGCGTCGGGCCGGCTCTGTCTGCCGGAGGGCGGCGCGGACACCCTTCCGGAACTCCTCGCGGCCTCGCTCCCACCGGGCACCGTGCGCACCGGCGTCCATGTCACCGCGGTCTCCACGACCACCGTGACCACCCGCGACCACGGCCGGCTCACCTGTCGCGCCATCCTGCTGGCCACCGGGGCCCGCGACGCCGCCCGGCTGCTGCCCGGCCTGCGCGTCCCGGCCTTCCATCCGGTGACCGTCCTGCACCACACCACGGACGAGCCGCCGCTCGCCGAGCCCGCCCTGCTGCTGGACGCCGACCGCGGCGGGCCGGTGGCGCACACCGCGGTGGTGAGCCAGGTCGACCCGAGCCGCGCCCCGGCCGGACGCGCCCTGATCTCCTCGACGGTGCTGGGCGTCCCGCCGTCCGCCGCCCCGCTGGACGCGGCGGTCCGCGCCCAGCTGGCCCGCCTGTACGGGACTCCGACGAGCCGCTGGGAGCTCCTCGCGGTCCACCACACCGCCGACGCCGTCCCCGCGATGCCCCCGCCGCACGACCTGCGCCGCCCGGTACGCCTCCTGGCGGGCCTGTACGTCTGCGGGGACCACCGCGACACCGGCACGCTCCAGGGGGCCCTGCATTCGGCCCGCAGGGCCGCCAAGGCCCTGCTCGCGGACCTGGGCGTCCAACCGGTCACCGCCGAGGAACCCCTGGAGGCGGCCGCCTGA
- a CDS encoding TIGR01777 family oxidoreductase, whose amino-acid sequence MNDSPLAPGSRVVIAGASGLIGSALTRSLAADGHEVVRLVRREPRGRDEVRWDPEGRGIGAGALAGCAAVVNLAGAGIASRRWTESYKRTIRESRVRGTTVLAEAVASLDERPSVFVNGSAIGFYGDTGDRAVDESAGPGEGFLPSVCVAWEEATAPAREAGVRTVLARTGLVVAREGGAWGRLFPLFRAGLGGRLGDGRQYWSFISVHDEVAALRYLLDTVSLSGPVNLTAPQPLTNREITEAMGRVLRRPTVLGAPAGVLRAALGDMAEDVLGSQRVLPTRLLESGFGFTYPSIEETLRAALD is encoded by the coding sequence ATGAACGACTCACCGCTTGCTCCCGGTTCCCGCGTGGTGATCGCCGGTGCGTCCGGCCTGATCGGTTCGGCGCTGACGCGCTCGCTGGCCGCGGACGGCCACGAGGTGGTCCGCCTGGTGCGGCGGGAGCCCCGCGGCCGGGACGAGGTGCGGTGGGACCCCGAGGGGCGCGGGATCGGCGCGGGGGCGCTCGCCGGGTGCGCGGCGGTGGTGAACCTCGCGGGCGCGGGCATCGCCTCACGACGGTGGACGGAGTCCTACAAGCGGACGATCCGGGAGAGCCGGGTGCGCGGGACCACGGTGCTCGCCGAGGCGGTGGCCTCGCTCGACGAACGCCCGTCGGTGTTCGTCAACGGGAGCGCGATCGGGTTCTACGGCGACACGGGCGACCGGGCGGTGGACGAGTCGGCGGGGCCCGGGGAGGGGTTCCTGCCCTCCGTGTGCGTGGCGTGGGAGGAGGCGACCGCCCCGGCCCGTGAGGCGGGGGTCCGTACCGTGCTGGCCCGTACGGGGCTGGTGGTGGCCCGTGAGGGCGGGGCGTGGGGGAGGCTGTTCCCGCTCTTCAGGGCGGGGCTCGGCGGGCGTCTGGGGGACGGCCGCCAGTACTGGAGTTTCATCTCGGTGCACGACGAGGTGGCCGCGCTCAGGTACCTCCTCGACACGGTGTCGCTGTCCGGTCCGGTGAATCTGACCGCGCCTCAGCCGCTGACGAACCGTGAGATCACGGAGGCGATGGGGCGGGTGCTGCGGCGGCCCACCGTGCTGGGGGCTCCCGCGGGGGTGCTGCGGGCGGCTCTGGGGGACATGGCCGAGGACGTTCTGGGCAGTCAGCGGGTGCTGCCCACGCGTCTGCTGGAGTCCGGCTTCGGGTTCACGTACCCGTCGATCGAGGAGACGCTGCGAGCGGCGCTGGACTGA
- a CDS encoding GNAT family N-acetyltransferase, producing the protein MPVPHIRSATPDDEDALGRLDRATWSTLHAVMPRPRPPYEPFYSERFGPRDHLVAELDGALAGYVRLGRPTSLACNSHVRQIQGLAVSEAARGAGVGRALLRAVQDEARRQGARRISLRVLGHNTPARKLYESEGFVVEGVLPEEFLLDGAYVDDVFMGRAL; encoded by the coding sequence ATGCCGGTACCGCACATACGCTCCGCCACGCCGGACGACGAGGACGCCCTCGGCCGTCTCGACCGCGCCACCTGGTCCACGCTGCACGCGGTCATGCCCCGCCCCCGGCCGCCGTACGAGCCCTTCTACAGCGAACGGTTCGGGCCGCGCGACCACCTGGTCGCCGAACTCGACGGCGCGCTGGCCGGCTACGTCCGGCTCGGCCGGCCGACCTCTCTGGCCTGCAACTCCCACGTCCGGCAGATCCAGGGACTCGCCGTCTCGGAGGCCGCCCGTGGCGCGGGCGTCGGGCGGGCGCTGCTGCGGGCCGTGCAGGACGAGGCCCGGCGGCAGGGCGCCCGGCGGATCTCCCTGCGGGTCCTCGGGCACAACACCCCGGCCCGCAAGCTGTACGAGTCCGAGGGCTTCGTCGTGGAGGGCGTCCTGCCCGAGGAGTTCCTGCTCGACGGCGCGTACGTCGACGACGTGTTCATGGGCCGCGCCCTCTGA
- a CDS encoding MarP family serine protease, with protein sequence MDLLDVLLMLVILAYAASGYRRGLVAGCVSLAGFVGGAVIGVWVLPWMMDLVTAGTSAATVTAVLTVLVPAVVGHELAGRLALKLRRELDRGPLRVADGIGGAAANTLAVLLVAWVAASVLGASSSTLITQSIRGSALLGAVQNAMPDTTPTWFSRATSALTEAGFPQVFNPFENEPTAGVAKPSGDSVTESATNAAKLSTVKIEGAAGTQGREGSGFAYAAQHVMTNAHVVAGIDNPTVRVGGVGRVYSARVVLFDPRKDVAVLYVPGLRAPLLRFDTGAARGDSAVVAGYPQDGGLDLQAATVASRIDARGQNIYSTDTVTREIYSIRSTVRPGNSGGPLLTTEGRVYGVVFARSTSDDETGYVLTAHEVAGDAQRAARATAPVDTGDLVTS encoded by the coding sequence GTGGATCTGCTCGACGTCCTGCTGATGCTGGTGATCCTCGCCTACGCGGCGTCCGGCTACCGGCGCGGCCTGGTCGCCGGCTGTGTCTCGCTGGCCGGGTTCGTGGGCGGCGCGGTCATCGGCGTATGGGTGCTGCCCTGGATGATGGACCTGGTGACGGCGGGCACGTCGGCGGCCACGGTGACGGCCGTGCTGACGGTGCTGGTACCGGCCGTGGTGGGCCACGAACTGGCGGGCCGGCTGGCGCTGAAGCTCCGCCGCGAGCTGGACCGGGGGCCGCTGCGGGTGGCGGACGGGATCGGCGGGGCCGCGGCGAACACGCTGGCCGTGCTGCTGGTGGCCTGGGTGGCGGCGAGCGTCCTGGGCGCCTCCTCGTCCACGCTGATCACGCAGTCGATCCGTGGTTCGGCCCTGCTGGGCGCGGTGCAGAACGCGATGCCGGACACCACGCCCACCTGGTTCTCACGGGCGACCTCGGCGCTCACGGAGGCGGGCTTCCCGCAGGTCTTCAACCCGTTCGAGAACGAGCCGACGGCGGGCGTCGCCAAGCCCTCCGGGGACAGCGTGACCGAGTCCGCGACGAACGCCGCCAAGCTGAGCACGGTGAAGATCGAGGGCGCCGCGGGCACCCAGGGCCGGGAGGGCAGCGGCTTCGCGTACGCGGCGCAGCACGTGATGACCAACGCCCACGTGGTGGCGGGCATCGACAACCCGACGGTGCGGGTGGGCGGCGTGGGCCGGGTGTACTCGGCGCGTGTGGTGCTCTTCGACCCGCGCAAGGACGTCGCCGTCCTGTACGTACCCGGTCTGCGGGCCCCGCTCCTGCGTTTCGACACCGGCGCCGCGCGCGGCGACTCGGCGGTCGTCGCGGGCTATCCGCAGGACGGCGGTCTCGACCTGCAGGCGGCGACGGTCGCGAGCCGGATCGACGCGCGCGGCCAGAACATCTACAGCACGGACACCGTCACCCGGGAGATCTACTCGATCCGCTCCACGGTCCGCCCCGGCAACTCCGGCGGGCCTCTCCTCACCACCGAGGGCCGGGTGTACGGGGTCGTCTTCGCCCGTTCGACCTCGGACGACGAGACGGGCTACGTGCTGACGGCGCACGAGGTCGCCGGCGACGCGCAGCGGGCGGCGCGGGCGACGGCGCCGGTGGACACGGGGGACCTGGTCACCTCGTGA
- a CDS encoding peptidoglycan recognition protein family protein has translation MVLGCVSGLLAVAALVLCALGVERVVGRSRTAAPPAAVVRPALHTAVRPVIVPRSSWLDERTAHSQPPPRYDDRVVAVFVHHTDSPNAYDCADVPRIIRYLYAGQTGVRNWDDIGYNFLVDRCGTIYEGRAGGVDRAVTGAHTQGFNHRTAGIAAIGTFTAGAVVPPAMTEAIAALAAWKLGLADVDPRGTVRLVSSNSLSRYTQGTAAVLPTLAGHNAGFMTTCPGAALTDRLPAIRTRAAVLQGRH, from the coding sequence ATCGTGCTCGGGTGTGTCTCCGGACTGCTCGCGGTGGCCGCGCTCGTCCTGTGCGCCCTCGGTGTCGAACGCGTCGTGGGCCGCTCCCGTACCGCCGCGCCCCCGGCCGCCGTCGTGCGCCCGGCCCTCCACACCGCCGTGCGGCCGGTCATCGTGCCGCGGTCGAGCTGGCTGGACGAGCGGACCGCGCACAGCCAGCCGCCGCCGCGCTACGACGACCGGGTCGTCGCCGTCTTCGTCCACCACACCGACTCGCCGAACGCGTACGACTGCGCCGACGTGCCCCGCATCATCCGGTACCTCTACGCCGGGCAGACCGGGGTCCGGAACTGGGACGACATCGGCTACAACTTCCTCGTCGACCGGTGCGGGACGATCTACGAGGGTCGCGCGGGCGGGGTCGACCGGGCCGTCACCGGTGCCCACACCCAGGGCTTCAACCACCGGACCGCGGGGATCGCGGCCATCGGCACCTTCACGGCGGGAGCGGTGGTGCCGCCGGCCATGACCGAGGCGATCGCGGCGCTCGCCGCGTGGAAACTGGGGCTGGCGGACGTGGACCCGAGGGGCACCGTGCGGCTCGTGTCCAGCAACAGCCTCAGCCGCTACACGCAGGGGACGGCCGCGGTGCTGCCCACGCTGGCCGGGCACAACGCCGGATTCATGACCACGTGCCCCGGCGCCGCGCTGACGGACCGTCTTCCGGCGATCCGCACGAGGGCCGCGGTCCTCCAGGGCCGCCACTGA
- a CDS encoding DUF4240 domain-containing protein, which translates to MMDETEFWELVDTTREAVEGDPEDHADLLVERLVQRDPDVVLDFARHFEARYNRAYRWDLWGAAWVLLDGASDDAFDFFRCWLIGQGREVFEGAMHDPDALAELLDDFDEDLDGDGEELGYAADEAYEQLTGVVAPDLGIPPASSEPEGTPLDFENERVLAERYPKLWERFRG; encoded by the coding sequence GTGATGGACGAGACGGAGTTCTGGGAGCTGGTGGACACGACCCGCGAGGCCGTCGAGGGCGACCCCGAGGACCACGCCGACCTGCTCGTCGAACGGCTCGTCCAGCGGGACCCGGACGTGGTACTCGACTTCGCCCGTCACTTCGAGGCCCGTTACAACCGTGCCTACCGATGGGACCTGTGGGGCGCCGCGTGGGTGCTGCTCGACGGAGCGAGCGACGACGCCTTCGACTTCTTCCGGTGCTGGCTGATCGGCCAGGGCCGCGAGGTCTTCGAGGGCGCGATGCACGATCCGGACGCCCTCGCGGAGCTCCTGGACGACTTCGACGAGGATCTCGACGGGGACGGCGAGGAACTTGGGTACGCGGCGGACGAGGCGTACGAGCAGCTCACCGGGGTGGTCGCGCCCGACCTGGGGATTCCTCCGGCGTCGTCGGAGCCGGAGGGGACGCCGCTCGACTTCGAGAACGAGCGGGTGCTGGCCGAGCGGTATCCCAAGTTGTGGGAACGCTTCAGGGGTTGA
- a CDS encoding helix-turn-helix transcriptional regulator → MRAARLIKMVLLLQSRASMTAAELARELEVSERTVARDALALSEAGVPVYADRGRTGGYRLIGGYRTRLTGLARGEAEALFLSGVPGALREMGLEDTASAARLKVSAALLPSLRDASRTAAQRFHLDAPAWFSEPGTPELLPPVAEAVWDDRPVVARYGRGGTEVERTLEPYGLVLKAGVWYVCARVPEAGTFRVYRIDRFTSVDLGEERFGREEDFDLPGFWEERAEQFARSVLRAEAVVRLSPDGVRQLAGAVGPPAARAALEALDAADDRGWVTVTLPVESEEVAHAQLMGLGPEVEVLSPVALRERFAADAARLAALYA, encoded by the coding sequence ATGCGTGCTGCCCGCCTGATCAAGATGGTGCTGCTGCTCCAGTCGCGGGCGTCGATGACCGCCGCCGAGCTGGCGCGGGAGCTGGAGGTGTCCGAGCGGACCGTCGCGCGGGACGCGCTGGCGCTCTCGGAGGCGGGCGTCCCGGTCTACGCGGACCGTGGGCGGACGGGGGGTTACCGGCTGATCGGCGGGTACCGCACCCGGCTCACCGGCCTGGCGCGCGGCGAGGCGGAGGCGCTCTTCCTGAGCGGGGTGCCCGGGGCGCTGCGCGAGATGGGGCTGGAGGACACCGCGTCGGCGGCCCGGCTGAAGGTCTCCGCGGCCCTGCTGCCCTCGCTGCGGGACGCCTCCCGGACGGCGGCGCAGCGCTTCCATCTGGACGCGCCCGCCTGGTTCAGCGAGCCCGGGACGCCCGAGCTGCTGCCCCCCGTCGCGGAAGCGGTGTGGGACGACCGGCCGGTCGTCGCGCGGTACGGACGGGGCGGGACGGAGGTGGAGCGGACGCTGGAGCCGTACGGGCTCGTGCTGAAGGCGGGGGTCTGGTACGTGTGCGCGCGGGTGCCGGAGGCCGGGACCTTCCGGGTGTACCGGATCGACCGGTTCACCTCGGTCGATCTCGGCGAGGAGCGGTTCGGGCGGGAGGAGGATTTCGACCTGCCCGGGTTCTGGGAGGAGCGGGCCGAACAGTTCGCGCGTTCCGTCCTGCGAGCCGAGGCCGTCGTACGGCTCTCCCCGGACGGTGTGCGGCAGCTGGCGGGGGCCGTGGGTCCCCCGGCGGCGAGGGCGGCGCTGGAGGCCCTGGATGCCGCCGACGACCGGGGGTGGGTGACCGTCACGCTGCCCGTCGAGTCCGAGGAGGTCGCCCATGCGCAGCTCATGGGGCTCGGGCCCGAGGTGGAGGTGCTCTCCCCCGTGGCGCTGCGCGAACGCTTCGCCGCGGACGCGGCGCGGCTGGCGGCGCTCTACGCCTGA